A stretch of DNA from Bacteroidota bacterium:
AATTCTATGTTGATCGACCATTCAAAAATAAAAGTGTATAGCATGCATACACGGCTGGAGCAAGCACCAAATCCAAATTCCAGGATTGGCTTGAGCCAGGACAAAGATGCACTTGGGGTGCCGCGAACCAAACTCGACTGGCAGTTGACGAAGCTGGACAAACACTCTATCCGTAGCTTCTATGAAACAGTAGGCGAGGAAGCCGGCCGGCTAGGCATCGGACGCGTCCAACTCAATGATTGGCTATTAAGCGACGACCCTATGTGGCCCCGGCACCTTGCAGGAGGATGGCACCACATGGGCACTACAAGAATGCACACAGACCCCAAACAAGGCGTTGTCGATAGCAATTGCCAGGTACACGGCATCCAAAACCTGTATATGGCAGGTTCTTCAGCTTTCACAACAGCTGGTGCAGCCAACCCAACCCTTACAGTGATAGCCCTCAGCCTCCGCCTGTCCGATTACCTCAAACAAATCATCGACAAAAACTAAGACAAGGAATCCTCAAAACTCCTCACTCAAAACTCCTCACTCCATAAGTTCAACCTCACGCGCATTCTCAGCAGACAGCAACACATCTTCTTCCATAAATCCATCGCGCTTCAGCATATAAGCCGTGATGGCCCAGTATTGATCTGGCGTCAGGGTGTTGCCAGCCTGGTAGGGCATGTTGCGTTTGTTGTAGTTATACAGCAACTGTCCGTTTACACGCGTGGCAACAACTTCTTTGGTTAAACGCGGCCCGATACCGTTTTCTACTTCATGACAACTGGCGCAGTAAGTGGTATAGAGTTGCGTTCCCGTGGCAAGCTGATCGACCTGTTGGCTAACTTCGGGGTTACATCCGCAGTTGTATAGCGCCATCAAGCTACACAGAAAAAGCAGTGTCCAGCGTTGCGCCCTCCTCCCCTGCATGGGTCCCTGTCTTGCGTGAATGAGTTAACC
This window harbors:
- a CDS encoding cytochrome c codes for the protein MALYNCGCNPEVSQQVDQLATGTQLYTTYCASCHEVENGIGPRLTKEVVATRVNGQLLYNYNKRNMPYQAGNTLTPDQYWAITAYMLKRDGFMEEDVLLSAENAREVELME